A genomic stretch from Acidimicrobiales bacterium includes:
- a CDS encoding TIGR03617 family F420-dependent LLM class oxidoreductase, with amino-acid sequence MHVSITVPTEDPRLAREVYPALERIGYDRAFSFEAKHDPFVPLAIAGEHTERIELGTAIAIAFARTPMTLANTGWDLQATTGGRFVLGLGSQVKPHIEERYSMPWSKPAARMREMVQAIRAIWHAWETGERLRFEGDFYTHTRMIPAFDPGPNPYGPPPIFTAGFGPLSTRVAGEVADGFLVHPVNTRRSLQEVTLPAIADGAARAGRDAADIEVVCVTIVVTGRTEEEFSRSLEAVRGQLAFYATTPAYAPVFELHGYGDLHPVLNRMARENRWDEMPLLIDNELIETIAVVGEPHEIAPRIRARLAGISDHVSLVNNRAPDPRHFAEVVAGLHTMTA; translated from the coding sequence GTGCATGTGAGCATCACGGTCCCGACCGAAGATCCGCGGCTCGCTCGCGAGGTCTATCCCGCGCTCGAGCGCATCGGCTACGACCGGGCGTTCTCCTTCGAGGCGAAGCACGATCCGTTCGTGCCGCTCGCCATCGCCGGTGAACACACCGAGCGCATCGAACTCGGCACCGCGATCGCCATCGCGTTCGCCCGCACGCCCATGACGCTGGCCAACACCGGATGGGATCTCCAGGCCACCACCGGCGGCCGATTCGTCCTCGGCCTCGGCTCGCAGGTGAAGCCCCACATCGAGGAGCGCTACTCGATGCCGTGGTCGAAGCCGGCCGCCCGCATGCGGGAGATGGTCCAGGCGATCCGGGCGATCTGGCACGCGTGGGAGACCGGCGAACGTCTCCGCTTCGAGGGCGACTTCTACACCCACACCCGGATGATCCCGGCGTTCGACCCGGGCCCGAACCCCTACGGTCCGCCGCCGATCTTCACCGCCGGGTTCGGCCCGCTCTCGACCCGTGTCGCCGGTGAGGTGGCCGACGGGTTCCTCGTGCACCCCGTCAACACACGTCGTTCGCTGCAGGAGGTGACCCTGCCCGCGATCGCCGATGGGGCGGCGAGAGCCGGTCGCGATGCGGCCGACATCGAGGTCGTCTGCGTCACCATCGTGGTCACCGGTCGCACCGAGGAGGAGTTCAGCCGCTCGTTGGAGGCGGTCCGGGGTCAGCTGGCCTTCTACGCGACGACGCCGGCGTACGCACCTGTCTTCGAGCTGCACGGCTACGGCGATCTCCACCCGGTCCTCAACCGGATGGCGAGGGAGAACCGGTGGGACGAGATGCCGTTGCTCATCGACAACGAACTCATCGAGACGATCGCGGTGGTCGGCGAGCCCCACGAGATCGCGCCGCGGATCCGGGCCCGACTCGCCGGGATCAGCGATCACGTCAGCCTGGTCAACAACCGGGCGCCCGACCCGCGCCACTTCGCGGAGGTCGTGGCCGGGCTGCATACGATGACTGCGTGA
- a CDS encoding CaiB/BaiF CoA-transferase family protein — protein sequence MTRPLPLAGTRVIDFSRVLAGPLITQNLADLGAEVIKIERPGHGDDTRIWGPPWHPGADGGQHSTYYESLNRGKRSIVLDLFDDDDLAVARSLAASGDVVVDNFRPGFMAARGLDRATLAIDNPAVVTCTVTAFGEDGPASTLPGYDLVAQAMGGLMHMTGEGDGRANRVGVPIVDMTTGLYGTIGLLAALTDAVRTGEGRHVAVSLFDTALAALGNHGTAVTMAGADPRRDGNRHPSIAPYESYSAADGDLIIAAANQKLFAGVCAALDRPDLLEDPRFVDNPTRRAHIDELAEELERTLATDTRDAWVEKLRAHQVPTGPINSIPEALAWAAEMDIDATVQADGYVGIRSPIVIDGARLDTSLPPPKLDEHGPQIRAVTPVSDTRHSGVRHPLQED from the coding sequence GTGACCAGACCGCTCCCCCTCGCCGGCACCCGTGTGATCGACTTCTCCCGCGTCCTGGCCGGACCACTGATCACGCAGAACCTCGCCGATCTCGGCGCCGAAGTGATCAAGATCGAGCGGCCGGGGCACGGTGACGACACACGCATCTGGGGCCCGCCGTGGCATCCCGGCGCCGACGGCGGGCAGCACTCGACCTACTACGAATCGCTCAACCGAGGGAAGCGCTCGATCGTGCTCGACCTGTTCGACGACGACGATCTCGCCGTGGCCCGGTCGCTGGCGGCGAGCGGCGACGTGGTGGTCGACAACTTCCGGCCCGGGTTCATGGCGGCCCGGGGGCTCGACCGGGCGACGCTCGCCATCGACAACCCCGCCGTGGTGACCTGCACCGTCACCGCGTTCGGCGAAGACGGACCGGCGTCGACCCTGCCGGGCTACGACCTCGTCGCCCAGGCCATGGGCGGGCTGATGCACATGACCGGCGAGGGCGACGGTCGGGCCAATCGGGTCGGTGTCCCGATCGTCGACATGACCACGGGGCTCTACGGCACGATCGGCCTCCTGGCCGCGCTGACCGACGCGGTACGGACCGGTGAGGGACGACATGTCGCCGTGAGCCTGTTCGACACCGCGCTCGCCGCGCTCGGGAACCACGGCACCGCGGTGACGATGGCCGGGGCCGACCCGCGCCGCGACGGCAACCGCCATCCGTCGATCGCGCCCTATGAGTCGTACTCGGCCGCCGATGGTGATCTCATCATCGCGGCGGCCAACCAGAAGCTCTTCGCCGGCGTGTGCGCGGCCCTCGACCGTCCCGACCTGCTCGAGGATCCACGCTTCGTCGACAACCCGACCCGCAGGGCCCACATCGACGAGCTGGCCGAGGAACTCGAACGCACGCTGGCGACCGACACGCGCGATGCGTGGGTCGAGAAGCTGCGGGCCCACCAGGTGCCGACCGGACCGATCAACTCGATCCCCGAGGCACTGGCATGGGCGGCCGAGATGGACATCGATGCAACCGTGCAGGCCGACGGCTACGTCGGCATCCGCTCCCCCATCGTCATCGACGGCGCACGCCTCGACACGTCCCTCCCCCCGCCCAAGCTCGATGAACACGGCCCCCAGATCCGAGCCGTCACGCCGGTGTCAGACACCCGCCACAGCGGTGTCAGACACCCGCTACAGGAGGACTGA
- a CDS encoding VOC family protein yields MTHRHIAAFSLLVPDYDEAIAFFVDVCGFELTEDRDEGRKRWVTVRPPGAETHIVLARADTETQRAALGNQLGGRVGFFLHTDDFDRDHTRMVAAGVIFHEEPRHESYGIVAVWEDPWGNAWDLLQPS; encoded by the coding sequence ATGACGCACCGGCACATCGCGGCGTTCTCGCTCCTCGTACCCGACTACGACGAAGCGATCGCCTTCTTCGTCGACGTGTGCGGGTTCGAGCTCACCGAGGACCGCGACGAGGGTCGCAAGCGGTGGGTCACGGTGCGGCCGCCGGGGGCGGAGACGCACATCGTGCTGGCCCGGGCCGACACGGAGACGCAACGCGCCGCGCTGGGCAACCAGCTCGGCGGCCGGGTCGGATTCTTCCTCCACACCGACGACTTCGACCGCGACCACACCCGGATGGTGGCAGCCGGCGTCATCTTTCATGAGGAGCCCCGCCACGAGTCCTACGGCATCGTCGCCGTGTGGGAGGACCCCTGGGGCAACGCCTGGGACCTGCTGCAACCCTCCTGA
- a CDS encoding DUF2975 domain-containing protein → MTTRLRVAPLRILDVILRVARALLLLATILFVALTVVGLFVTTSVSLEGSTDEPELTYTDNAGNAITIDGATQTISSNDRTSADEIPRFGATEVTIDLERRTPRTAAMAFAGAWFVLAWVAVTNVQGITRTTLIGDAFSHENARRLGRIGGATLIYAVLGTAMPRVMDALLDDATLPVDGFHTRSQISDPWAWVVVGLLLLTIGRAFERGVELEALDAATI, encoded by the coding sequence ATGACAACTCGCCTCCGGGTGGCCCCTCTGCGAATCCTCGACGTCATCCTTCGAGTCGCGAGGGCACTGCTCCTCCTTGCGACGATCCTCTTCGTCGCGCTGACCGTGGTCGGCCTGTTCGTCACGACGAGCGTCAGCCTCGAAGGCAGCACCGACGAACCCGAACTCACCTACACCGACAATGCGGGCAACGCGATCACGATCGACGGCGCCACGCAGACGATTTCGTCCAACGATCGGACATCCGCTGACGAAATCCCTCGTTTCGGCGCCACCGAGGTCACGATCGACCTCGAGCGACGAACACCGCGCACCGCAGCGATGGCGTTTGCGGGAGCCTGGTTCGTTCTCGCCTGGGTCGCAGTGACGAACGTTCAGGGCATCACACGGACCACGCTCATCGGCGACGCCTTCAGCCACGAGAACGCCCGCCGCCTCGGCCGAATCGGCGGGGCGACACTGATCTACGCGGTACTCGGCACCGCCATGCCCCGCGTCATGGATGCGCTGCTCGACGACGCAACGCTGCCCGTCGATGGCTTCCACACCCGTTCGCAGATCAGTGACCCGTGGGCATGGGTGGTCGTCGGGTTGCTCCTCCTCACGATCGGCCGGGCGTTCGAGCGGGGTGTCGAGCTCGAGGCACTCGACGCCGCAACCATCTGA
- a CDS encoding helix-turn-helix transcriptional regulator, whose product MPVVVRLDEVLEARGMTLTDLSNEIGITLANLSILKTGKAKAIRFSTLQALCEVLDCQPGDLLAYAED is encoded by the coding sequence ATGCCGGTCGTCGTCCGCCTCGACGAGGTCCTCGAAGCCCGGGGCATGACGCTCACCGATCTCTCCAACGAGATCGGGATCACGCTCGCGAACCTGTCGATCCTCAAGACCGGAAAGGCCAAGGCAATCCGGTTCTCGACACTCCAGGCCTTGTGCGAGGTGTTGGACTGCCAGCCGGGTGATCTGCTCGCGTATGCCGAGGACTGA
- a CDS encoding fused MFS/spermidine synthase, translating into MSEFHARILVFTTSAAVLVLEILAGRLMAPYVGVSLETFTAIIGTILAGIALGSAIGGRLADRYDPAMLIGPALAIGGALAWWSLWIVGVLGPELGSEPAAIVLLATVSFFAPATVLTAISPMVAKLRLNSLEDTGKVVGGLSAVGTAGALFGTFVTGFVLVAAAPTRPIVMVVGALLVAWGVFETVRITRKAPSAALVVVLLASFGIGATADSPCEFESAYFCGWVAVDEDDASVRYLHLDTLRHAAVDLDDPTNLKFRYIRLITDVINSTSEGAIDTLHVGGGGFSVPMYLEATRPGSYNHVLEIDDLLLDVARDELGFVTGPDMEVSIGDARLSIGEFADDSFDVVIGDAFGGQSVPWHLTTTEFIAEIDRVLRDDGIYVMNLIDGDENRFAEWEAATLRANFDHVEWIIHPDGIDRRARNQILVASDRPLPPLVFDPADGVLVDDVEAFIDGGEVLRDDFAPVEQLAANP; encoded by the coding sequence GTGTCCGAGTTCCATGCCCGCATCCTGGTCTTCACCACGTCGGCCGCGGTGCTCGTGCTCGAGATCCTGGCCGGACGGCTGATGGCGCCCTACGTGGGCGTGTCGCTGGAGACGTTCACCGCCATCATCGGCACGATCCTGGCGGGAATTGCCCTCGGCAGCGCCATCGGCGGACGGTTGGCCGACCGCTACGACCCGGCCATGCTCATCGGCCCGGCGCTGGCCATCGGTGGCGCGCTGGCCTGGTGGTCACTGTGGATCGTCGGCGTGCTCGGCCCCGAACTCGGCAGCGAACCCGCCGCGATCGTGTTGCTCGCGACCGTGTCGTTCTTCGCTCCGGCCACGGTGCTCACGGCGATCAGTCCGATGGTGGCCAAGCTGCGGCTCAACTCGCTGGAAGACACCGGCAAGGTCGTCGGTGGTCTCTCGGCCGTCGGCACCGCGGGGGCCCTGTTCGGCACATTCGTCACCGGTTTCGTCCTCGTCGCCGCGGCACCGACCCGGCCGATCGTCATGGTCGTGGGCGCGTTGTTGGTCGCGTGGGGCGTCTTCGAGACAGTGCGCATCACCCGGAAGGCGCCGAGCGCCGCGCTCGTCGTCGTGCTGCTGGCGTCGTTCGGGATCGGTGCAACCGCCGATTCGCCGTGCGAGTTCGAGTCGGCCTACTTCTGTGGATGGGTGGCCGTCGACGAGGACGACGCATCCGTGCGCTACCTCCATCTCGACACCCTGCGCCATGCCGCCGTCGACCTCGACGACCCGACCAACCTGAAGTTCCGCTACATCCGGCTCATCACCGACGTGATCAACTCCACGTCCGAGGGTGCGATCGACACGCTCCACGTCGGCGGCGGCGGCTTCTCCGTGCCGATGTACCTCGAGGCGACCCGGCCGGGCTCCTACAACCACGTGTTGGAGATCGACGACCTCCTCCTCGACGTCGCCCGCGACGAGCTCGGCTTCGTGACGGGCCCCGACATGGAGGTCTCGATCGGCGACGCCCGGCTGTCGATCGGTGAGTTCGCCGACGACTCGTTCGACGTCGTGATCGGCGACGCGTTCGGCGGCCAATCCGTCCCCTGGCACCTGACCACGACGGAGTTCATCGCCGAGATCGACCGGGTCCTGCGCGACGACGGCATCTACGTGATGAACCTGATCGACGGCGACGAGAACCGGTTCGCTGAATGGGAAGCAGCGACCCTCCGAGCCAACTTCGACCACGTCGAGTGGATCATCCATCCCGACGGCATCGACCGCCGGGCCCGCAACCAGATCCTCGTCGCGTCGGACCGGCCGCTCCCGCCGCTGGTGTTCGACCCGGCCGACGGCGTGCTGGTCGACGACGTCGAGGCCTTCATCGACGGCGGCGAGGTCCTCCGCGACGACTTCGCCCCCGTCGAGCAACTCGCCGCCAACCCCTGA